Genomic DNA from bacterium:
AGATACATATGAGAAAGAATTTGCAGAATTTTTTGGAACAAAGTATGCAACTGCAACAAGTTCAGGTACTGCTGCTATTCATTCTGCAATTGCATCACTTGATTTAGAACCCGGGGATAAGATAATAACAACTCCAATAACAGACCCTGGAACTGTTATGCCTATTTTATTTCAAGGACTTATTCCTGTATTTGCTGATGTTGATTTTGAAACATTGAATTTAACTGCAAAAACAATAGAAGAAAAAATAGATAAAAAAACAAAAGCAGTTATAGTTGTCCATCTTGCAGGTGTTCCCTGTGAAATGGATAAAATTATTGAAGTTGCAAGAAAATACAATTTAAAGATTATTGAAGATTGTGCACAGAGTCATGCTTCAATCTATAAAAATAAATATGTAGGAACTTTTGGAGATATGGGTTGTTTTAGTTTAATGAGTGGAAAACATATGACAAGTGGAGGTCAAGGTGGAATGGTAATAACTGATAATGAAGAATATTACTGGAGATGTAAAAGATTTGCAGATAGAGGGAAACCATTTGGAATAGAAAATCCAGAAGGTAATGTATCTCTTGGTTTAAATTACAGAATGACAGAAATTGAAGCAGCAATAGGAAGAGTACAATTAAAAAAATTGAAAAAAATTGCTGAAAAAAGATTCAAAATAGTTGAAGAATTAAGAAAAGGATTTTCAAATTTAAAAGGATTTTCTTTATGGAAAAAACCCGAAAATTCAAAACCAAATTACTGGTTCTGTTTTATTAGAGTTGAAGAAGAAAAATTTAAATATGAT
This window encodes:
- a CDS encoding DegT/DnrJ/EryC1/StrS family aminotransferase — its product is MDKLVIDGGKPLRKKPFPQRIMFDEKEVKLINEMMKKATKENTAKYLDRYAGSEVDTYEKEFAEFFGTKYATATSSGTAAIHSAIASLDLEPGDKIITTPITDPGTVMPILFQGLIPVFADVDFETLNLTAKTIEEKIDKKTKAVIVVHLAGVPCEMDKIIEVARKYNLKIIEDCAQSHASIYKNKYVGTFGDMGCFSLMSGKHMTSGGQGGMVITDNEEYYWRCKRFADRGKPFGIENPEGNVSLGLNYRMTEIEAAIGRVQLKKLKKIAEKRFKIVEELRKGFSNLKGFSLWKKPENSKPNYWFCFIRVEEEKFKYDKWKLAEILIKEGLPAGAHYVIQIYENPFIKARKTFGSSGYPWKPYSPNIEYKCPIAEKALNSHITLYIHECWGKKEIEDTIKIFEKVERFCLK